A genomic segment from Phragmites australis chromosome 6, lpPhrAust1.1, whole genome shotgun sequence encodes:
- the LOC133921836 gene encoding actin-related protein 3 produces MDAASRPAVVIDNGTGYTKMGFAGNVEPCFITPTVVAVNDSFSAQTTTRGASAKGNWLAQHSAGVMADLDFYIGEEALSRSRASSTYSLSYPIRNGQVENWDTMERFWQQCIFNYLRCDPEDHYFLLTESPLTAPETREYTGEIMFETFNVPGLYIAVQPVLALAAGYTTTKCEMTGVVVDVGDGATHVVPIADGYVIGSSIRSIPITGKDVTQFIQQLLKERGEHIPPEESFDVARRVKEMYCYTSSDIVKEFNKHDREPSKYIKHWTGIKPKTGAKYTCDIGYERFLGPEIFFNPEIYNDDFTTPLQVVIDKCIQSSPIDTRRSLYKNIVLSGGSTMFKDFHRRLQRDLKKIVDARVRASNTRLNGDAKAQPIEVNVVNHPIQRFAVWFGGSVLASTAEFYEACHTKAEYEEYGASICRSNPVFKGMY; encoded by the exons ATGGACGCGGCATCCCGCCCCGCCGTCGTCATCGACAACGGCACCGG GTACACGAAGATGGGGTTCGCGGGGAACGTGGAGCCCTGCTTCATTACCCCGACTGTCGTCGCTGTCAATGACTCCTTCTCCGCCCAGACGACGACGAGGGGCGCCTCCGCCAAGGGGAACTGGCTGGCGCAGCACAGCGCCGGCGTCATGGCCGACCTCGACTTCTACATCGGGGAGGAGGCGCTATCCCGGTCCCGCGCCAGCAGCACGTACAGCCTTAGCTACCCCATCCGCAATGGCCAG GTGGAGAATTGGGACACCATGGAGAGGTTCTGGCAGCAGTGCATCTTCAATTATCTGCGGTGTGACCCGGAAGATCATTATTTTCTTCTAACCGAGAGCCCTCTGACTGCTCCTGAGACCCGGGAGTACACCGGAGAGATCATGTTCGAGACGTTCAATGTGCCCGGTCTCTATATTGCAGTCCAACCGGTGCTCGCGCTCGCTGCTGGGTACACTACCACCAAG TGTGAAATGACAGGTGTTGTAGTTGATGTGGGTGATGGAGCTACTCACGTTGTTCCTATCGCTGATGGTTATGTCATTGGGAGCAGTATCAGATCTATTCCAATTACAGGCAAGGATGTTACCCAGTTTATTCAGCAACTTCTAAAG GAAAGAGGTGAGCACATTCCACCAGAAGAATCTTTTGATGTAGCAAGGAGGGTTAAAGAAATGTACTGCTATACTTCTTCCGATATTGTGAAG GAATTCAATAAGCATGACAGGGAGCCCTCAAAGTACATTAAACACTGGACTGGCATCAAACCAAAAACTGGTGCCAAATACACATGCGACATTGGATATGAGCGCTTCCTGGGGCCTGAG ATCTTCTTCAACCCAGAGATTTACAACGATGACTTCACCACTCCTTTGCAAGTTGTTATTGACAAGTGCATCCAATCATCCCCAATCGACACAAGGAGGTCTCTTTATAAG AATATTGTCTTGTCTGGGGGGTCGACTATGTTCAAGGATTTCCATAGGAGATTACAACGGGACCTAAAAAAGATAGTGGATGCACGGGTCCGTGCATCTAATACTCGGCTTAATGGAGACGCGAAG GCCCAGCCTATTGAAGTGAATGTGGTCAATCATCCTATTCAGAGATTTGCGGTTTGGTTTGGCGGTTCCGTGCTTGCTTCTACTGCTGAATTCTATGAG GCTTGCCACACTAAAGCAGAGTACGAAGAGTACGGTGCAAGCATCTGCCGATCAAATCCTGTTTTCAAAGGGATGTATTGA